One genomic region from Skermania piniformis encodes:
- the rplU gene encoding 50S ribosomal protein L21 produces MATYAIVKTGGKQYKVEVGDLVEVEKIDGDPGTSVELTPVLVVDESLLTTGADALAKVTVTGEVVEHTKGPKIRIHKFKNKTGYHKRQGHRQKLTVLKVTGIR; encoded by the coding sequence ATGGCAACGTACGCGATCGTCAAGACCGGCGGAAAGCAGTACAAGGTCGAGGTCGGTGACCTGGTCGAGGTCGAGAAGATCGACGGTGATCCGGGCACCTCGGTCGAGCTGACCCCGGTGCTCGTCGTCGACGAGTCGTTGCTGACCACGGGCGCGGACGCGCTGGCCAAGGTCACCGTGACCGGTGAGGTCGTCGAGCATACGAAGGGCCCGAAGATTCGGATCCACAAGTTCAAGAACAAGACCGGCTACCACAAGCGGCAGGGACACCGGCAGAAGCTGACCGTTCTGAAGGTGACCGGCATCCGCTGA
- a CDS encoding DUF4233 domain-containing protein yields MAATLVIEAIVVLLALPVVGVVGAGYTWWRVGYLLLLAAAMIVGAGLQRRRWALGYNLGLQVVFIAGYVVHPAVGVMGVVSMVLWAYLLHLRREVAARMARGELPGTQ; encoded by the coding sequence ATGGCCGCCACCCTGGTGATCGAGGCGATCGTTGTGCTGTTGGCGCTCCCGGTGGTCGGGGTCGTGGGTGCCGGTTACACCTGGTGGCGGGTGGGGTACCTGCTGCTGTTGGCGGCCGCGATGATCGTCGGTGCCGGGCTGCAGCGTCGTCGGTGGGCGCTCGGCTACAACCTGGGGCTACAGGTGGTGTTCATCGCCGGTTACGTGGTCCATCCGGCGGTCGGCGTCATGGGTGTGGTGTCGATGGTGCTCTGGGCTTACCTGCTCCATCTCCGTCGGGAGGTCGCTGCGCGGATGGCTCGCGGCGAGTTGCCCGGTACGCAGTAG
- a CDS encoding translation initiation factor IF-2 N-terminal domain-containing protein: MPDRIRVHALAKRLGVTSKRILAQLSAFGSDVRSPSSSLDRVVAESVRDALAEPVESAPEPAPVPDQEAAPPSVVAVQLFTSPAAEPQPEPAVYPVPEVVAAPVFLQPDMAAAEETRRSRRAERQARAARAAAEAEAPEVATGADTGRGERVDSVDDGSDPVKSDPVESDPVQSDIDEPDERVDTDDLDQGPLDDGDDADPDGRNAPRRRRRGRRGRGRGRGEKDRAGDGDTEVAGADLEADQTESAEPAGDDAAVEADEAEPEEAQADEAEPEEDGGDGATRRRRRRRRRRGSGSETAEESGAEDDPPNTVVHEREPRNKGRANRTAAASDEVQGISGSTRLEAKRQRRRDGRDAGRRRPPILSEAEFLARREAVERVMVVREKSFAGTDPHAPVAPITQVAVLEDKVLVEHFVTSTGQASMVGNVYLGRVQNVLPSMEAAFVDIGRGRNGVLYAGEVNWEAAGLGGKERKIEQALRPGDQVLVQVSKDPIGHKGARLTTQISLAGRFLVYVPGGTSTGISRKLPDTERKRLKEILREIVPADAGVIIRTASEGVSEAELTRDVERLQERWATISEAAAAAGKGNPKTLYEEPDLLVKVVRDLFNEDFAKLVIEGEQAWVTVESYVRGVAPDMLDRLERYTSAGELDVFGAHRIDEQLAKALDRKVWLPSGGTLVIDRTEAMTVVDVNTGKFTGAGGNLEETVTRNNLEAAEEIVRQMRLRDIGGMIVVDFIDMVLESNRALVLRRLTECLGRDRTRHQVSEVTSLGLVQMTRKKLGTGLVEAFSTTCEHCHGRGIVVHSYPVESGGEESSGRAAGRAESGGRRRRGRDRSAAAEPPPPVAATDVDASVKRAHPVALAMAAGHELPDGVVPEDVVLEDVVSDGDPIRPAAVATDNAGFDTDASDTGDGGVEVPDVAATEPADTAEPVVTDSVTATGSMAAETPQRSGRRRRVSRSAAAPTAANGAGTVFVVSADAPPPRPILVEIDAEPVLARRPRRRAAGRPAGPPVDVQT, translated from the coding sequence ATGCCCGACCGCATCCGGGTCCATGCCCTGGCGAAACGCCTCGGGGTGACCAGCAAGCGCATTCTGGCCCAGTTGTCCGCGTTCGGTTCGGACGTGCGAAGTCCGTCGTCCAGCCTGGACCGGGTGGTGGCCGAGTCGGTCCGTGACGCGCTCGCCGAGCCGGTCGAGTCCGCTCCGGAGCCGGCGCCCGTGCCGGATCAGGAGGCTGCCCCGCCGAGCGTGGTCGCGGTGCAACTCTTCACCAGCCCGGCCGCGGAACCGCAACCGGAACCGGCTGTCTACCCCGTTCCCGAGGTAGTTGCGGCGCCGGTGTTCCTCCAGCCGGACATGGCTGCGGCCGAGGAAACCCGCCGTAGTCGGCGAGCGGAGCGACAGGCTCGCGCCGCCCGGGCGGCGGCGGAAGCCGAGGCGCCCGAGGTAGCGACCGGTGCGGACACCGGTCGAGGCGAGCGTGTCGACTCGGTGGACGACGGCTCCGACCCGGTCAAGTCGGACCCCGTGGAGTCCGACCCCGTTCAGTCCGATATCGACGAGCCCGACGAGCGAGTCGACACAGACGATCTGGATCAGGGTCCGCTCGACGACGGGGACGACGCAGACCCGGATGGTCGGAATGCGCCCCGCCGTCGGCGACGGGGCCGTCGTGGCCGCGGTCGTGGCCGTGGCGAGAAGGATCGGGCCGGCGACGGCGACACCGAGGTCGCCGGCGCCGACCTGGAAGCCGACCAGACGGAGTCGGCCGAGCCGGCCGGCGACGACGCGGCCGTGGAAGCCGACGAAGCCGAGCCCGAGGAGGCGCAGGCCGACGAGGCCGAGCCGGAAGAAGACGGGGGCGACGGCGCCACCCGTCGGCGTCGTCGTCGGCGTCGGCGTCGGGGCAGCGGCAGCGAGACGGCCGAAGAGTCCGGCGCCGAGGACGACCCGCCGAACACCGTGGTGCATGAACGCGAGCCCCGGAACAAGGGGCGCGCGAACCGTACCGCCGCTGCGTCCGACGAGGTGCAGGGGATCAGCGGGTCCACCAGGTTGGAAGCCAAACGGCAACGGCGGCGGGACGGCCGAGACGCGGGCCGACGACGCCCGCCGATTCTCAGCGAGGCCGAGTTCCTTGCTCGGCGTGAGGCCGTCGAGCGGGTCATGGTTGTCCGGGAGAAGAGTTTCGCCGGCACCGATCCGCACGCGCCGGTGGCGCCGATCACCCAGGTAGCGGTGCTGGAAGACAAGGTGCTGGTCGAGCACTTCGTAACCAGCACCGGCCAGGCGTCGATGGTCGGCAACGTCTACCTCGGCCGAGTGCAGAACGTGCTCCCGAGCATGGAAGCGGCCTTCGTCGACATCGGCCGCGGGCGCAACGGGGTGCTGTACGCCGGCGAGGTGAACTGGGAGGCCGCCGGGCTGGGTGGCAAAGAGCGCAAGATCGAGCAGGCGTTGCGTCCGGGCGACCAGGTGTTGGTCCAGGTCAGTAAAGATCCGATAGGTCACAAGGGTGCCCGACTGACCACCCAGATCAGTCTGGCCGGTCGTTTCCTGGTTTACGTGCCGGGTGGCACGTCGACCGGGATCAGCCGGAAACTGCCCGACACCGAGCGCAAACGGCTCAAGGAGATTCTGCGCGAGATCGTGCCGGCCGACGCCGGCGTGATCATCCGCACCGCGTCGGAAGGCGTCAGCGAGGCGGAACTGACTCGTGACGTCGAGCGGCTGCAAGAACGGTGGGCGACGATCTCCGAAGCGGCCGCAGCCGCGGGCAAGGGCAATCCCAAGACGCTCTACGAGGAGCCGGACCTGCTGGTCAAGGTCGTGCGTGATCTGTTCAACGAGGACTTTGCCAAGCTGGTGATCGAAGGCGAGCAAGCCTGGGTGACCGTCGAGTCGTACGTTCGTGGGGTTGCGCCGGATATGCTGGACCGGCTGGAGCGCTACACCTCGGCCGGCGAGCTGGACGTGTTCGGCGCACACCGGATCGACGAACAGCTGGCGAAGGCGCTGGATCGCAAGGTGTGGTTGCCGTCCGGTGGCACGTTGGTGATCGACCGGACCGAGGCGATGACCGTCGTCGACGTGAATACCGGCAAGTTCACCGGCGCCGGCGGCAATCTGGAGGAGACGGTCACCCGGAACAACCTGGAGGCGGCCGAAGAGATCGTGCGGCAGATGCGGCTGCGCGATATCGGCGGGATGATCGTCGTCGACTTCATCGACATGGTGCTGGAATCCAATCGAGCGCTCGTATTGCGCCGGCTCACCGAATGCCTCGGTCGGGATCGGACCCGCCATCAGGTGTCGGAGGTGACCTCGCTGGGCTTGGTCCAGATGACCCGGAAGAAACTGGGTACCGGGCTGGTCGAGGCGTTTTCCACGACCTGCGAGCACTGCCACGGGCGCGGCATCGTGGTGCACAGCTATCCGGTGGAAAGCGGTGGCGAGGAATCGAGTGGGCGCGCTGCCGGCCGAGCCGAATCCGGCGGACGGCGTCGTCGTGGCCGCGACCGGAGCGCCGCCGCCGAACCGCCACCGCCAGTCGCCGCAACCGATGTGGATGCGTCGGTGAAGCGGGCGCATCCGGTGGCGCTGGCCATGGCCGCCGGTCACGAGTTGCCGGACGGCGTCGTTCCGGAGGATGTCGTTCTGGAGGATGTCGTTTCCGACGGCGACCCGATCCGCCCGGCGGCGGTGGCGACCGATAACGCGGGGTTCGATACCGACGCGTCCGATACCGGGGACGGAGGTGTCGAGGTGCCCGACGTTGCGGCGACGGAGCCTGCGGATACCGCCGAACCGGTCGTCACGGATTCGGTGACCGCTACCGGGTCGATGGCTGCGGAGACGCCGCAGCGGTCCGGTCGGCGACGTCGGGTGTCTCGCTCGGCGGCCGCGCCGACCGCAGCGAACGGCGCCGGTACCGTCTTCGTGGTTTCCGCGGACGCTCCGCCGCCACGGCCGATTCTCGTCGAGATCGATGCCGAGCCGGTATTGGCACGTCGGCCGCGGCGCCGGGCGGCCGGCAGGCCGGCCGGGCCACCGGTGGATGTGCAGACGTGA
- the folC gene encoding bifunctional tetrahydrofolate synthase/dihydrofolate synthase: MAGRAATARVVDSAELALVEAELDKRWPETRLEPSTARIAALLDLLGAPQQAYPSIHVAGTNGKTSVTRLIDALLVALHRRTGRYISPHLQRSTERISIDGAPLSDRRYVDTYRDLEPYVQLVDQQSVAAGGPPMSKFEVLTGMAFAAFAEAPVDVAVVEVGMGGRWDATNLITAPVAVITPIGLDHTEYLGPDVATIAAEKAGIIKRAPDALVPVDTVAVIGRQEPEALEVLLRRAVEVDAAVARAGSEFEVVERRTAIGGQQLRLQGLGGIYDEIFLPLHGAHQADNAVLALAAVEAFFGAGAQRRLDVDAVRAGFAAVTGPGRLERVRSAPTIFVDAAHNPAGARALAAALTDEFDFRRLVGVLAVSAGKDAVGMLAALEPVFDVVVVTGNGSPRAMDIDELADLAVQRFGDERVVIAATMPDAIETAIGIAEEVAEPGDPVSGAGVVVTGSVVTAGVARTLFGKEPA, translated from the coding sequence ATGGCGGGGCGTGCCGCGACCGCGCGGGTGGTCGATTCCGCCGAGTTGGCGCTGGTCGAGGCGGAGCTGGACAAGCGTTGGCCCGAGACCCGATTGGAGCCGTCCACCGCCCGAATCGCGGCGCTACTGGACCTGCTCGGCGCACCACAGCAGGCCTACCCGTCGATCCACGTGGCCGGCACCAACGGCAAAACGTCGGTCACGCGGCTGATCGATGCGCTGCTGGTGGCGTTGCATCGGCGTACCGGCCGATACATCAGCCCACACCTGCAGCGAAGTACCGAGCGGATCAGCATCGACGGCGCACCGCTCAGCGATCGACGTTACGTCGACACCTATCGCGACCTGGAGCCGTACGTCCAGTTGGTCGACCAGCAGTCGGTGGCGGCCGGCGGTCCGCCGATGAGCAAGTTCGAAGTGCTCACCGGGATGGCGTTTGCGGCTTTCGCCGAGGCGCCGGTGGACGTGGCGGTGGTCGAGGTCGGGATGGGCGGCCGGTGGGATGCGACGAACCTGATCACCGCACCGGTGGCCGTGATCACGCCGATCGGGCTGGACCACACCGAGTATCTGGGGCCCGACGTCGCCACGATCGCCGCGGAGAAAGCGGGGATCATCAAGCGGGCGCCGGATGCGTTGGTTCCGGTGGACACCGTCGCGGTGATCGGTCGGCAGGAGCCGGAGGCGCTGGAGGTGCTGTTGCGTCGAGCGGTCGAGGTGGATGCGGCGGTGGCTCGCGCCGGCAGCGAGTTCGAGGTGGTCGAGCGCCGGACCGCGATCGGTGGCCAGCAGCTGCGGCTACAGGGGCTCGGCGGGATCTACGACGAGATCTTCCTACCGTTGCACGGCGCACACCAGGCGGACAACGCGGTGCTTGCGTTGGCTGCCGTGGAGGCGTTCTTCGGCGCCGGAGCGCAGCGCCGACTGGATGTCGATGCGGTCCGCGCGGGGTTCGCGGCGGTGACCGGTCCGGGGCGTCTGGAACGGGTGCGGAGTGCGCCGACCATCTTCGTCGACGCGGCACACAACCCGGCCGGAGCCCGGGCCCTGGCGGCGGCGCTCACGGACGAGTTCGACTTCCGTCGCTTGGTCGGCGTGCTCGCGGTTTCGGCAGGTAAGGACGCGGTCGGGATGCTGGCTGCGCTCGAGCCGGTGTTCGACGTCGTGGTGGTCACCGGAAACGGATCACCGCGCGCGATGGATATCGACGAACTGGCCGATCTTGCGGTCCAGCGGTTCGGCGACGAACGGGTGGTGATCGCGGCGACCATGCCGGATGCCATCGAGACCGCGATCGGGATCGCCGAGGAAGTGGCCGAGCCGGGTGACCCGGTGTCGGGCGCCGGTGTCGTGGTCACCGGTTCGGTCGTCACCGCGGGTGTGGCACGCACGTTGTTCGGCAAGGAGCCGGCGTGA
- the ndk gene encoding nucleoside-diphosphate kinase — protein MTERTLVLVKPDAVARGLTGEILARIERKGLRLVALELRHVSAEVAAEHYAEHVERPFYGSLIEFITSGPVVAAVLAGPRAVAAFRQLAGGTDPVAKAETGSIRGDFGLEVQENLVHGSDSVESAKREIDIWFPALG, from the coding sequence GTGACTGAGCGGACACTCGTACTTGTGAAGCCGGACGCGGTAGCCCGCGGCCTGACCGGGGAGATCCTGGCTCGGATCGAACGCAAGGGTCTGCGACTTGTCGCGCTGGAGCTGCGGCACGTCTCCGCGGAGGTCGCGGCCGAGCATTACGCCGAGCACGTCGAACGTCCCTTCTACGGCTCGTTGATCGAGTTCATCACGTCGGGCCCGGTGGTCGCGGCGGTGTTGGCGGGACCGCGGGCGGTGGCCGCGTTCCGGCAGTTGGCCGGCGGCACGGATCCGGTGGCGAAGGCCGAGACGGGCAGCATCCGAGGTGATTTCGGGCTCGAGGTGCAGGAAAACCTGGTGCATGGTTCGGACTCGGTGGAATCGGCGAAACGAGAGATCGACATCTGGTTCCCAGCGCTCGGTTGA
- the rpmA gene encoding 50S ribosomal protein L27: MAHKKGASSSRNGRDSNSQRLGVKRFGGQVVNAGEILVRQRGTHFHPGVNVGRGGDDTLFALSAGAVQFGTKRGRKTVNIVPAEATPVEVSA, from the coding sequence GTGGCACACAAGAAGGGCGCATCGAGTTCGCGGAACGGGCGGGACTCGAATTCCCAGCGGCTCGGTGTGAAGCGGTTCGGTGGCCAGGTGGTCAACGCCGGTGAGATCCTGGTCCGCCAGCGTGGCACTCATTTCCACCCCGGTGTGAACGTCGGCCGGGGCGGCGACGATACGCTGTTCGCGCTGTCCGCCGGCGCCGTGCAGTTCGGCACCAAGCGTGGCCGGAAGACCGTCAACATCGTTCCGGCGGAGGCGACTCCGGTCGAGGTGTCGGCCTGA